CCCTGATGCCATGTATATCAAATTGATATCATCCAATGGTCATGAATGTATTGTAAAAAGAGAACAGGCATCAACACCAGGCACAATAAAAACTATGTTGAATGGCCCAGATCAGTTTTCTGAGAACAAAACCAATGAGGTCAATTTTAGAGAGATTCCTTCACATGTGCTATTAAAAGTATGCTTGTATTTTGCGAACAAGTTTCACTACAGTAACAGCTCCACCAAGATTCCCGAATTCCCAGTAGCACCCGAAATTGTGTTAGAACTGCTGCTGGCTGCCAGCTTCCtagattgtgaaaaaaaaaattataataaactgttAACTCTTTTCAGTAGTTAATACCCATAATTCAGTTAGTAACTTTTTTCATATGTAGTGTGTTGCCTGTACGCAGTTGAATTATATGAAGTTCATTGCAAAGCAGATTTGTTTTTTTGCCTAGCAATCAGAGTTGAAATTTGTTTGCTACATCAACAAATTAAGGACACTTTCACGAattgagaaataaacaaatatgccAATTCATAAAAAAAGAAGCACTGATAGATGccgcaacatgaatgaaccttgaaaatattatgctaagtgaaaaaagtcagGCACAGCAGGCCACATATTACACAGTTCTATTAAtagaaaatgtccagaataggcaattccataaagacagaaagtagattagttgtTGCTCAGGGGCTTGGAGAGGGAGGACTGGAGTGAGGACTAATGggcatggggtttctttttgaggtgatgacaATGTTTTGGAATTTGATTATGATGATGTTTGcataactctgtgaatatactaaaagccactgaattaaCAGTATGTGagttatatttcaatttttataacacATCAGGGTCCCAGATACTCGGGTAGCTGAgaaaggaagatcacttgagcccaggaggtcgaacttgcaatgagccatgatcatgccactgcatgccactGCGTGATCATGTCCCacgtcagcctgggtgacagagtgaaaccctatctcagaaaaccaaaccaaaccaaaccgaAAACCAAACCAGCAAACCATCAGGCTGTTCCTCCAGGACCACAGGCAGCACATGGGCAGGTAGAGCTTTGCCCCGGGGAATCCCTGAGCTCTGCTGTCTGTGCACGCTCTGGGAGCCACCAAGTCCCAGTCTTTACCCACAGCTAGAGGAGGTCACAGACTTGGCCTGGGAAGCTGGGCTAGCAGAGCACACCATCCCCATTGACACTCATCGTCAGCTGTCATCAGCACCAAGAGATCTAAGCCCCATACCTGCACCTTCTTCCCGGAAAAAGTCCTGGAGCAAACGCATTGCATCCCCTAGGCTCCCTCACCTCACTTCCCAGGTCGCTGATTTACCAGGGAGTAAGCCATAATCATAATCCAACTAAAAttaatggggccaggcacagtggctcacgcctgtaatcccagcagtttgggaggctgaggtgagaggatcacttcaaCCTAGGaggttgagatcagcctgggcaacacagcgagacccatctctatgaaaaacaaaaccaaaccaaacaaaaacccaaaacaacaaacaaacaaacaaaatattgatGGTAAAAAGACAACACTTTCCTCCCAAATTCCTAATATTCTGGGAAATTAAAGCACTCTTCTGAATTACTTCTTCTCATTAGAGGCAATCAAAACTGAAATAACAGATTATCTGGAAAAGAATGAGGAGGTCATGATTTTGTGCCATTACCTATGAAAGATATAAAGCTGTGCCATATTCTCTGACCATAAAAGtaagttagaaatcaataacagcaaaaaaatagttagaaatacCTCTTACATTTGGAAAGAAAAGCATTCTAGGTATAGAAGCATTTATAATCAGAACTAGAAAACATTTAGCTCCCGTAATAGTGAAAAGCTGTATGTCAATATATGTGTGATGCATTCAAAGCTTTAAATGATTATATTAGATAAGAAAAATGTTGAAGAAGCTAAAAGTCTGCAATGTGAGAAGTCAGAAAAAAGCACAGCATTAAAACCCCAAAGAAAGTAGAGGAAATAAGAGGAGAAattattaaaacagaaaacaaacatagAATAGAGAAGACCAACAAAGccaactggttttttgaaaagctgAATAAAGTAGACAAATTGCTGGCAATGCAGATTAAGAAATAAGAAAGGCATGAATAAATAATTGTTGGAATAAAGTCACAACTAGATAAACtgataatattaaaaagataatgaaaggaactatgaacaattttatgcAACACGTTTGAGAAATTAGATGACATGAATAAATATAACTCAAACCAGAACCAACTGAAAATGATATTGAAAGCCAGAATAATCCTAAATCTTTAAGATATTAAATAGCAATCCCAGATAGTTTTACCAGTGAGTTCTAACAGTCAaggaataaataatttgaaacttAAGCTCTTCAAAGCCAGGAAGAGAAGGTACTgtatttaactcattttatgaggcaatTATAGCCTTgataccaaaataaaataattatgggAAACTTGTAGGCAATCTCACTCATGAACATGGATGCACAAATCCTAACAAAATATTAACCCAATCTAGCAATGTATAAAAAAGACCAAGTTATAAGCcaaaatagtaaagaaaagaaatgaagataaacatatacacataaacagaaattttaaaagaccaaGTTGGGATTATTTTAGGGATGTAAGGCTAGTCTAATATGAGAAAATCTATTCATGTAATTCACCTTATTAACAAatcaaaagattaaaaactatGAACatctaaaaacattttgaaaaaagtcaaaaaaaaacccatccatgattaaaaccaaaacaaaaaagaacaaaagtactCTTTGAAAACgggaaataaaagggaaatttcTTAACTCCAAAAAGAATATCCTCAAAAAACCCTAcataggctgggtgtagtggctcacgcctttaaccccagcattttaggaggctgaggtgggcagatcgcttgaggtcaggagtttgagaccagcctggccaacgtggtgaaaccccatctctactaaaaatacaaaattagccaggtgtggtagtgggtgcctgtaatcccagctactggggaagctgaggcaggagaatcacttgaacccaggaggcagaggttgcagtgagctgagactgcaccactgcactgagtGACAGAGAGGGACCCTGTCTcgacaacaaacaaacaaacaaacaaacaaaccctacaGAAAATATGATATTCAATGATACGATGCATAAAGCATTCCGTTTAAAATTAGGAGCAAAGCAAGAATCCCTGCTATTCTCATTCTATTCAGCCTTGTACTGGAGGAACTAGCTaagctaataaaataaaatgaataacaatTAGAAGGAAACAACTACCA
The genomic region above belongs to Gorilla gorilla gorilla isolate KB3781 chromosome 12, NHGRI_mGorGor1-v2.1_pri, whole genome shotgun sequence and contains:
- the LOC109025605 gene encoding elongin-C-like — its product is MDGEEKTYGGYEGPDAMYIKLISSNGHECIVKREQASTPGTIKTMLNGPDQFSENKTNEVNFREIPSHVLLKVCLYFANKFHYSNSSTKIPEFPVAPEIVLELLLAASFLDSVISTKRSKPHTCTFFPEKVLEQTHCIP